In one Acomys russatus chromosome X, mAcoRus1.1, whole genome shotgun sequence genomic region, the following are encoded:
- the Acsl4 gene encoding long-chain-fatty-acid--CoA ligase 4 isoform X3, whose amino-acid sequence MAAGVLSFLGKAGKRLAEWRLQELMLLQKNAMAKRIKAKPTSDKPGSPYRSVTHFDSLAVIDIPGADTLDKLFDHAVAKFGKKDSLGTREILSEENEMQPNGKVFKKLILGNYKWINYLEVNHRVNNFGSGLTALGLKPKNTIAIFCETRAEWMIAAQTCFKYNFPLVTLYATLGKEAVVHGLNESEASYLITSVELLESKLKAALLDINCVKHIIYVDNKTINKAEYPEGFEIHSMQSVEELGSKPENSSIPPNRPTPSDMAIVMYTSGSTGRPKGVMMHHSNLIAGMTGQCERIPGLGPKDTYIGYLPLAHVLELTAEISCFTYGCRIGYSSPLTLSDQSSKIKKGSKGDCTVLKPTLMAAVPEIMDRIYKNVMSKVQEMNYIQKTLFKIGYDYKLEQIKKGYDAPLCNMILFKKVKALLGGNVRMMLSGGAPLSPQTHRFMNVCFCCPIGQGYGLTESCGAGTVTEVTDYTTGRVGAPLICCEIKLKDWQEGGYTVHDKPNPRGEIVIGGQNISMGYFKNEEKTAEDYSVDENGQRWFCTGDIGEFHPDGCLQIIDRKKDLVKLQAGEYVSLGKVEAALKNCPLIDNICAFAKSDQSYVISFVVPNQKKLTLLAQQKGVEGSWVDICNNPAMEAEILKEIREAANASK is encoded by the exons AAAAACGCCATGGCAAAGAGAATAAAAGCTAAGCCCACTTCAGACAAACCTGGAAGTCCCTATCGCTCTGTCACACACTTCGACTCACTGGCTGTCATAGACATCCCTGGAGCAGATACACTGGATAAATTGTTTGACCATGCTGTAGCCAAGTTTGGGAAGAAGGACAGCCTTGGGACCAGGGAAATCCTAAGTGAAGAGAATGAGATGCAGCCAAATGGAAAGGTTTTTAAGAAG TTAATTCTTGGGAATTATAAGTGGATAAACTATCTTGAAGTAAACCACAGAGTGAATAACTTCGGAAGTGGACTCACGGCACTGGGACTGAAACCAAAGAACACCATTGCCATTTTCTGTGAGACCAGGGCGGAGTGGATGATCGCAGCACAGACCTGCTTTAAGTACAACTTTCCCC TTGTGACTTTATATGCCACACTTGGCAAAGAAGCTGTAGTTCATGGATTAAATGAATCGGAGGCTTCCTATCTGATTACCAGTGTTGAACTTCTGGAAAGCAAACTGAAG GCAGCACTCCTAGATATTAATTGTGTTAAACATATCATTTATGTGGATAATAAGACTATCAATAAAGCAGAGTACCCTGAAGGGTTTGAGATTCACAGCATGCAATCAGTAGAAGAGTTGGGATCCAAGCCAGAAAACT CAAGCATTCCTCCAAATAGACCGACTCCTTCAGACATGGCCATTGTCATGTATACCAGTGGCTCTACTGGCCGACCCAAGGGAGTGATGATGCATCATAGCAATTTGATAGCTGGAATGACAGGCCAGTGTGAAAGAATACCTGGACTAGG acCAAAGGACACATATATTGGCTACTTACCTTTAGCTCATGTGCTAGAACTGACAGCAGAAATATCATGTTTCACCTATGGCTGTAGGATTGGATATTCATCTCCACTTACACTGTCTGACCAG TCCAGCAAAATCAAGAAGGGAAGCAAGGGTGATTGTACTGTCCTGAAACCCACACTTATGGCTGCTGTTCCG GAAATCATGGATAGAATTTACAAGAATGTTATGAGCAAGGTTCAAGAGATGAATTATATCCAGAAAACTCTATTCAAAATAGGTTATGACTATAAATTAGAACAAATCAAAAAAGGATATGATGCACCTCTTTGTAATAT gATACTCTTTAAAAAGGTAAAGGCTCTGCTGGGAGGGAATGTCCGTATGATGCTGTCCGGAGGGGCTCCATTGTCTCCTCAGACACACCGCTTCATGAATGTCTGCTTCTGCTGCCCTATTGGTCAGGGCTATGGACTGACAGaatcatgtggtgctgggacagTCACTGAAG TTACTGACTATACTACTGGAAGAGTTGGAGCTCCTCTTATCTGCTGTGAAATTAAGCTGAAAGACTGGCAGGAAG GTGGTTATACAGTGCATGATAAACCAAACCCCAGAGGTGAAATCGTGATTGGTGGCCAGAATATCTCCatgggatattttaaaaatgaagagaaaacagcAGAAGATTATTCTGTGGATGAAAATGGACAAAGGTGGTTTTGCACTGGTGATATTGGAGAATTCCATCCTGATGGATGCTTACAGATTATAG ATCGTAAGAAAGATCTGGTGAAGTTACAAGCAGGAGAATATGTATCTCTTGGGAAAGTGGAAGCGGCACTGAAGAATTGTCCACTGATTGACAACATCTGTGCTTTTGCCAAAAG TGACCAGtcctatgtgatcagttttgtgGTTCCTAACCAGAAAAAGCTGACCCTTTTGGCACAACAGAAGGGGGTAGAAGGATCTTGGGTTGACATTTGCAATAACCCTGCCATGGAAGctgaaatattaaaagaaatccGAGAAGCTGCAAATGCCAGTAAGTAA
- the Acsl4 gene encoding long-chain-fatty-acid--CoA ligase 4 isoform X2, which translates to MAAGVLSFLGKAGKRLAEWRLQELMLLQKKNAMAKRIKAKPTSDKPGSPYRSVTHFDSLAVIDIPGADTLDKLFDHAVAKFGKKDSLGTREILSEENEMQPNGKVFKKLILGNYKWINYLEVNHRVNNFGSGLTALGLKPKNTIAIFCETRAEWMIAAQTCFKYNFPLVTLYATLGKEAVVHGLNESEASYLITSVELLESKLKAALLDINCVKHIIYVDNKTINKAEYPEGFEIHSMQSVEELGSKPENSSIPPNRPTPSDMAIVMYTSGSTGRPKGVMMHHSNLIAGMTGQCERIPGLGPKDTYIGYLPLAHVLELTAEISCFTYGCRIGYSSPLTLSDQSSKIKKGSKGDCTVLKPTLMAAVPEIMDRIYKNVMSKVQEMNYIQKTLFKIGYDYKLEQIKKGYDAPLCNMILFKKVKALLGGNVRMMLSGGAPLSPQTHRFMNVCFCCPIGQGYGLTESCGAGTVTEVTDYTTGRVGAPLICCEIKLKDWQEGGYTVHDKPNPRGEIVIGGQNISMGYFKNEEKTAEDYSVDENGQRWFCTGDIGEFHPDGCLQIIDRKKDLVKLQAGEYVSLGKVEAALKNCPLIDNICAFAKSDQSYVISFVVPNQKKLTLLAQQKGVEGSWVDICNNPAMEAEILKEIREAANASK; encoded by the exons AAGAAAAACGCCATGGCAAAGAGAATAAAAGCTAAGCCCACTTCAGACAAACCTGGAAGTCCCTATCGCTCTGTCACACACTTCGACTCACTGGCTGTCATAGACATCCCTGGAGCAGATACACTGGATAAATTGTTTGACCATGCTGTAGCCAAGTTTGGGAAGAAGGACAGCCTTGGGACCAGGGAAATCCTAAGTGAAGAGAATGAGATGCAGCCAAATGGAAAGGTTTTTAAGAAG TTAATTCTTGGGAATTATAAGTGGATAAACTATCTTGAAGTAAACCACAGAGTGAATAACTTCGGAAGTGGACTCACGGCACTGGGACTGAAACCAAAGAACACCATTGCCATTTTCTGTGAGACCAGGGCGGAGTGGATGATCGCAGCACAGACCTGCTTTAAGTACAACTTTCCCC TTGTGACTTTATATGCCACACTTGGCAAAGAAGCTGTAGTTCATGGATTAAATGAATCGGAGGCTTCCTATCTGATTACCAGTGTTGAACTTCTGGAAAGCAAACTGAAG GCAGCACTCCTAGATATTAATTGTGTTAAACATATCATTTATGTGGATAATAAGACTATCAATAAAGCAGAGTACCCTGAAGGGTTTGAGATTCACAGCATGCAATCAGTAGAAGAGTTGGGATCCAAGCCAGAAAACT CAAGCATTCCTCCAAATAGACCGACTCCTTCAGACATGGCCATTGTCATGTATACCAGTGGCTCTACTGGCCGACCCAAGGGAGTGATGATGCATCATAGCAATTTGATAGCTGGAATGACAGGCCAGTGTGAAAGAATACCTGGACTAGG acCAAAGGACACATATATTGGCTACTTACCTTTAGCTCATGTGCTAGAACTGACAGCAGAAATATCATGTTTCACCTATGGCTGTAGGATTGGATATTCATCTCCACTTACACTGTCTGACCAG TCCAGCAAAATCAAGAAGGGAAGCAAGGGTGATTGTACTGTCCTGAAACCCACACTTATGGCTGCTGTTCCG GAAATCATGGATAGAATTTACAAGAATGTTATGAGCAAGGTTCAAGAGATGAATTATATCCAGAAAACTCTATTCAAAATAGGTTATGACTATAAATTAGAACAAATCAAAAAAGGATATGATGCACCTCTTTGTAATAT gATACTCTTTAAAAAGGTAAAGGCTCTGCTGGGAGGGAATGTCCGTATGATGCTGTCCGGAGGGGCTCCATTGTCTCCTCAGACACACCGCTTCATGAATGTCTGCTTCTGCTGCCCTATTGGTCAGGGCTATGGACTGACAGaatcatgtggtgctgggacagTCACTGAAG TTACTGACTATACTACTGGAAGAGTTGGAGCTCCTCTTATCTGCTGTGAAATTAAGCTGAAAGACTGGCAGGAAG GTGGTTATACAGTGCATGATAAACCAAACCCCAGAGGTGAAATCGTGATTGGTGGCCAGAATATCTCCatgggatattttaaaaatgaagagaaaacagcAGAAGATTATTCTGTGGATGAAAATGGACAAAGGTGGTTTTGCACTGGTGATATTGGAGAATTCCATCCTGATGGATGCTTACAGATTATAG ATCGTAAGAAAGATCTGGTGAAGTTACAAGCAGGAGAATATGTATCTCTTGGGAAAGTGGAAGCGGCACTGAAGAATTGTCCACTGATTGACAACATCTGTGCTTTTGCCAAAAG TGACCAGtcctatgtgatcagttttgtgGTTCCTAACCAGAAAAAGCTGACCCTTTTGGCACAACAGAAGGGGGTAGAAGGATCTTGGGTTGACATTTGCAATAACCCTGCCATGGAAGctgaaatattaaaagaaatccGAGAAGCTGCAAATGCCAGTAAGTAA
- the Acsl4 gene encoding long-chain-fatty-acid--CoA ligase 4 isoform X4 — protein sequence MAKRIKAKPTSDKPGSPYRSVTHFDSLAVIDIPGADTLDKLFDHAVAKFGKKDSLGTREILSEENEMQPNGKVFKKLILGNYKWINYLEVNHRVNNFGSGLTALGLKPKNTIAIFCETRAEWMIAAQTCFKYNFPLVTLYATLGKEAVVHGLNESEASYLITSVELLESKLKAALLDINCVKHIIYVDNKTINKAEYPEGFEIHSMQSVEELGSKPENSSIPPNRPTPSDMAIVMYTSGSTGRPKGVMMHHSNLIAGMTGQCERIPGLGPKDTYIGYLPLAHVLELTAEISCFTYGCRIGYSSPLTLSDQSSKIKKGSKGDCTVLKPTLMAAVPEIMDRIYKNVMSKVQEMNYIQKTLFKIGYDYKLEQIKKGYDAPLCNMILFKKVKALLGGNVRMMLSGGAPLSPQTHRFMNVCFCCPIGQGYGLTESCGAGTVTEVTDYTTGRVGAPLICCEIKLKDWQEGGYTVHDKPNPRGEIVIGGQNISMGYFKNEEKTAEDYSVDENGQRWFCTGDIGEFHPDGCLQIIDRKKDLVKLQAGEYVSLGKVEAALKNCPLIDNICAFAKSDQSYVISFVVPNQKKLTLLAQQKGVEGSWVDICNNPAMEAEILKEIREAANASK from the exons ATGGCAAAGAGAATAAAAGCTAAGCCCACTTCAGACAAACCTGGAAGTCCCTATCGCTCTGTCACACACTTCGACTCACTGGCTGTCATAGACATCCCTGGAGCAGATACACTGGATAAATTGTTTGACCATGCTGTAGCCAAGTTTGGGAAGAAGGACAGCCTTGGGACCAGGGAAATCCTAAGTGAAGAGAATGAGATGCAGCCAAATGGAAAGGTTTTTAAGAAG TTAATTCTTGGGAATTATAAGTGGATAAACTATCTTGAAGTAAACCACAGAGTGAATAACTTCGGAAGTGGACTCACGGCACTGGGACTGAAACCAAAGAACACCATTGCCATTTTCTGTGAGACCAGGGCGGAGTGGATGATCGCAGCACAGACCTGCTTTAAGTACAACTTTCCCC TTGTGACTTTATATGCCACACTTGGCAAAGAAGCTGTAGTTCATGGATTAAATGAATCGGAGGCTTCCTATCTGATTACCAGTGTTGAACTTCTGGAAAGCAAACTGAAG GCAGCACTCCTAGATATTAATTGTGTTAAACATATCATTTATGTGGATAATAAGACTATCAATAAAGCAGAGTACCCTGAAGGGTTTGAGATTCACAGCATGCAATCAGTAGAAGAGTTGGGATCCAAGCCAGAAAACT CAAGCATTCCTCCAAATAGACCGACTCCTTCAGACATGGCCATTGTCATGTATACCAGTGGCTCTACTGGCCGACCCAAGGGAGTGATGATGCATCATAGCAATTTGATAGCTGGAATGACAGGCCAGTGTGAAAGAATACCTGGACTAGG acCAAAGGACACATATATTGGCTACTTACCTTTAGCTCATGTGCTAGAACTGACAGCAGAAATATCATGTTTCACCTATGGCTGTAGGATTGGATATTCATCTCCACTTACACTGTCTGACCAG TCCAGCAAAATCAAGAAGGGAAGCAAGGGTGATTGTACTGTCCTGAAACCCACACTTATGGCTGCTGTTCCG GAAATCATGGATAGAATTTACAAGAATGTTATGAGCAAGGTTCAAGAGATGAATTATATCCAGAAAACTCTATTCAAAATAGGTTATGACTATAAATTAGAACAAATCAAAAAAGGATATGATGCACCTCTTTGTAATAT gATACTCTTTAAAAAGGTAAAGGCTCTGCTGGGAGGGAATGTCCGTATGATGCTGTCCGGAGGGGCTCCATTGTCTCCTCAGACACACCGCTTCATGAATGTCTGCTTCTGCTGCCCTATTGGTCAGGGCTATGGACTGACAGaatcatgtggtgctgggacagTCACTGAAG TTACTGACTATACTACTGGAAGAGTTGGAGCTCCTCTTATCTGCTGTGAAATTAAGCTGAAAGACTGGCAGGAAG GTGGTTATACAGTGCATGATAAACCAAACCCCAGAGGTGAAATCGTGATTGGTGGCCAGAATATCTCCatgggatattttaaaaatgaagagaaaacagcAGAAGATTATTCTGTGGATGAAAATGGACAAAGGTGGTTTTGCACTGGTGATATTGGAGAATTCCATCCTGATGGATGCTTACAGATTATAG ATCGTAAGAAAGATCTGGTGAAGTTACAAGCAGGAGAATATGTATCTCTTGGGAAAGTGGAAGCGGCACTGAAGAATTGTCCACTGATTGACAACATCTGTGCTTTTGCCAAAAG TGACCAGtcctatgtgatcagttttgtgGTTCCTAACCAGAAAAAGCTGACCCTTTTGGCACAACAGAAGGGGGTAGAAGGATCTTGGGTTGACATTTGCAATAACCCTGCCATGGAAGctgaaatattaaaagaaatccGAGAAGCTGCAAATGCCAGTAAGTAA
- the Acsl4 gene encoding long-chain-fatty-acid--CoA ligase 4 isoform X1, producing the protein MKLKLNVLTIILLPVHLLITIYSALIFIPWYFLTNAKKKNAMAKRIKAKPTSDKPGSPYRSVTHFDSLAVIDIPGADTLDKLFDHAVAKFGKKDSLGTREILSEENEMQPNGKVFKKLILGNYKWINYLEVNHRVNNFGSGLTALGLKPKNTIAIFCETRAEWMIAAQTCFKYNFPLVTLYATLGKEAVVHGLNESEASYLITSVELLESKLKAALLDINCVKHIIYVDNKTINKAEYPEGFEIHSMQSVEELGSKPENSSIPPNRPTPSDMAIVMYTSGSTGRPKGVMMHHSNLIAGMTGQCERIPGLGPKDTYIGYLPLAHVLELTAEISCFTYGCRIGYSSPLTLSDQSSKIKKGSKGDCTVLKPTLMAAVPEIMDRIYKNVMSKVQEMNYIQKTLFKIGYDYKLEQIKKGYDAPLCNMILFKKVKALLGGNVRMMLSGGAPLSPQTHRFMNVCFCCPIGQGYGLTESCGAGTVTEVTDYTTGRVGAPLICCEIKLKDWQEGGYTVHDKPNPRGEIVIGGQNISMGYFKNEEKTAEDYSVDENGQRWFCTGDIGEFHPDGCLQIIDRKKDLVKLQAGEYVSLGKVEAALKNCPLIDNICAFAKSDQSYVISFVVPNQKKLTLLAQQKGVEGSWVDICNNPAMEAEILKEIREAANASK; encoded by the exons ATGAAACTTAAGCTAAATGTGCTCACCATTATATTGCTCCCTGTCCACTTGTTAATAACAATATATAGTGCCCTTATATTTATTCCATGGTATTTTCTTACCAACGCCAAGAAGAAAAACGCCATGGCAAAGAGAATAAAAGCTAAGCCCACTTCAGACAAACCTGGAAGTCCCTATCGCTCTGTCACACACTTCGACTCACTGGCTGTCATAGACATCCCTGGAGCAGATACACTGGATAAATTGTTTGACCATGCTGTAGCCAAGTTTGGGAAGAAGGACAGCCTTGGGACCAGGGAAATCCTAAGTGAAGAGAATGAGATGCAGCCAAATGGAAAGGTTTTTAAGAAG TTAATTCTTGGGAATTATAAGTGGATAAACTATCTTGAAGTAAACCACAGAGTGAATAACTTCGGAAGTGGACTCACGGCACTGGGACTGAAACCAAAGAACACCATTGCCATTTTCTGTGAGACCAGGGCGGAGTGGATGATCGCAGCACAGACCTGCTTTAAGTACAACTTTCCCC TTGTGACTTTATATGCCACACTTGGCAAAGAAGCTGTAGTTCATGGATTAAATGAATCGGAGGCTTCCTATCTGATTACCAGTGTTGAACTTCTGGAAAGCAAACTGAAG GCAGCACTCCTAGATATTAATTGTGTTAAACATATCATTTATGTGGATAATAAGACTATCAATAAAGCAGAGTACCCTGAAGGGTTTGAGATTCACAGCATGCAATCAGTAGAAGAGTTGGGATCCAAGCCAGAAAACT CAAGCATTCCTCCAAATAGACCGACTCCTTCAGACATGGCCATTGTCATGTATACCAGTGGCTCTACTGGCCGACCCAAGGGAGTGATGATGCATCATAGCAATTTGATAGCTGGAATGACAGGCCAGTGTGAAAGAATACCTGGACTAGG acCAAAGGACACATATATTGGCTACTTACCTTTAGCTCATGTGCTAGAACTGACAGCAGAAATATCATGTTTCACCTATGGCTGTAGGATTGGATATTCATCTCCACTTACACTGTCTGACCAG TCCAGCAAAATCAAGAAGGGAAGCAAGGGTGATTGTACTGTCCTGAAACCCACACTTATGGCTGCTGTTCCG GAAATCATGGATAGAATTTACAAGAATGTTATGAGCAAGGTTCAAGAGATGAATTATATCCAGAAAACTCTATTCAAAATAGGTTATGACTATAAATTAGAACAAATCAAAAAAGGATATGATGCACCTCTTTGTAATAT gATACTCTTTAAAAAGGTAAAGGCTCTGCTGGGAGGGAATGTCCGTATGATGCTGTCCGGAGGGGCTCCATTGTCTCCTCAGACACACCGCTTCATGAATGTCTGCTTCTGCTGCCCTATTGGTCAGGGCTATGGACTGACAGaatcatgtggtgctgggacagTCACTGAAG TTACTGACTATACTACTGGAAGAGTTGGAGCTCCTCTTATCTGCTGTGAAATTAAGCTGAAAGACTGGCAGGAAG GTGGTTATACAGTGCATGATAAACCAAACCCCAGAGGTGAAATCGTGATTGGTGGCCAGAATATCTCCatgggatattttaaaaatgaagagaaaacagcAGAAGATTATTCTGTGGATGAAAATGGACAAAGGTGGTTTTGCACTGGTGATATTGGAGAATTCCATCCTGATGGATGCTTACAGATTATAG ATCGTAAGAAAGATCTGGTGAAGTTACAAGCAGGAGAATATGTATCTCTTGGGAAAGTGGAAGCGGCACTGAAGAATTGTCCACTGATTGACAACATCTGTGCTTTTGCCAAAAG TGACCAGtcctatgtgatcagttttgtgGTTCCTAACCAGAAAAAGCTGACCCTTTTGGCACAACAGAAGGGGGTAGAAGGATCTTGGGTTGACATTTGCAATAACCCTGCCATGGAAGctgaaatattaaaagaaatccGAGAAGCTGCAAATGCCAGTAAGTAA
- the Acsl4 gene encoding long-chain-fatty-acid--CoA ligase 4 isoform X5 has protein sequence MKLKLNVLTIILLPVHLLITIYSALIFIPWYFLTNAKKKNAMAKRIKAKPTSDKPGSPYRSVTHFDSLAVIDIPGADTLDKLFDHAVAKFGKKDSLGTREILSEENEMQPNGKVFKKLILGNYKWINYLEVNHRVNNFGSGLTALGLKPKNTIAIFCETRAEWMIAAQTCFKYNFPLVTLYATLGKEAVVHGLNESEASYLITSVELLESKLKAALLDINCVKHIIYVDNKTINKAEYPEGFEIHSMQSVEELGSKPENSSIPPNRPTPSDMAIVMYTSGSTGRPKGVMMHHSNLIAGMTGQCERIPGLGPKDTYIGYLPLAHVLELTAEISCFTYGCRIGYSSPLTLSDQSSKIKKGSKGDCTVLKPTLMAAVPEIMDRIYKNVMSKVQEMNYIQKTLFKIGYDYKLEQIKKGYDAPLCNMILFKKVKALLGGNVRMMLSGGAPLSPQTHRFMNVCFCCPIGQGYGLTESCGAGTVTEVTDYTTGRVGAPLICCEIKLKDWQEGGYTVHDKPNPRGEIVIGGQNISMGYFKNEEKTAEDYSVDENGQRWFCTGDIGEFHPDGCLQIIDRKKDLVKLQAGEYVSLGKVEAALKNCPLIDNICAFAKSDQSYVISFVVPNQKKLTLLAQQKGVEGSWVDICNNPAMEAEILKEIREAANASKLRRFEIPIKVRLSPEPWTPETGLVTDAFKLKRKELKNHYLKDIERMYGGK, from the exons ATGAAACTTAAGCTAAATGTGCTCACCATTATATTGCTCCCTGTCCACTTGTTAATAACAATATATAGTGCCCTTATATTTATTCCATGGTATTTTCTTACCAACGCCAAGAAGAAAAACGCCATGGCAAAGAGAATAAAAGCTAAGCCCACTTCAGACAAACCTGGAAGTCCCTATCGCTCTGTCACACACTTCGACTCACTGGCTGTCATAGACATCCCTGGAGCAGATACACTGGATAAATTGTTTGACCATGCTGTAGCCAAGTTTGGGAAGAAGGACAGCCTTGGGACCAGGGAAATCCTAAGTGAAGAGAATGAGATGCAGCCAAATGGAAAGGTTTTTAAGAAG TTAATTCTTGGGAATTATAAGTGGATAAACTATCTTGAAGTAAACCACAGAGTGAATAACTTCGGAAGTGGACTCACGGCACTGGGACTGAAACCAAAGAACACCATTGCCATTTTCTGTGAGACCAGGGCGGAGTGGATGATCGCAGCACAGACCTGCTTTAAGTACAACTTTCCCC TTGTGACTTTATATGCCACACTTGGCAAAGAAGCTGTAGTTCATGGATTAAATGAATCGGAGGCTTCCTATCTGATTACCAGTGTTGAACTTCTGGAAAGCAAACTGAAG GCAGCACTCCTAGATATTAATTGTGTTAAACATATCATTTATGTGGATAATAAGACTATCAATAAAGCAGAGTACCCTGAAGGGTTTGAGATTCACAGCATGCAATCAGTAGAAGAGTTGGGATCCAAGCCAGAAAACT CAAGCATTCCTCCAAATAGACCGACTCCTTCAGACATGGCCATTGTCATGTATACCAGTGGCTCTACTGGCCGACCCAAGGGAGTGATGATGCATCATAGCAATTTGATAGCTGGAATGACAGGCCAGTGTGAAAGAATACCTGGACTAGG acCAAAGGACACATATATTGGCTACTTACCTTTAGCTCATGTGCTAGAACTGACAGCAGAAATATCATGTTTCACCTATGGCTGTAGGATTGGATATTCATCTCCACTTACACTGTCTGACCAG TCCAGCAAAATCAAGAAGGGAAGCAAGGGTGATTGTACTGTCCTGAAACCCACACTTATGGCTGCTGTTCCG GAAATCATGGATAGAATTTACAAGAATGTTATGAGCAAGGTTCAAGAGATGAATTATATCCAGAAAACTCTATTCAAAATAGGTTATGACTATAAATTAGAACAAATCAAAAAAGGATATGATGCACCTCTTTGTAATAT gATACTCTTTAAAAAGGTAAAGGCTCTGCTGGGAGGGAATGTCCGTATGATGCTGTCCGGAGGGGCTCCATTGTCTCCTCAGACACACCGCTTCATGAATGTCTGCTTCTGCTGCCCTATTGGTCAGGGCTATGGACTGACAGaatcatgtggtgctgggacagTCACTGAAG TTACTGACTATACTACTGGAAGAGTTGGAGCTCCTCTTATCTGCTGTGAAATTAAGCTGAAAGACTGGCAGGAAG GTGGTTATACAGTGCATGATAAACCAAACCCCAGAGGTGAAATCGTGATTGGTGGCCAGAATATCTCCatgggatattttaaaaatgaagagaaaacagcAGAAGATTATTCTGTGGATGAAAATGGACAAAGGTGGTTTTGCACTGGTGATATTGGAGAATTCCATCCTGATGGATGCTTACAGATTATAG ATCGTAAGAAAGATCTGGTGAAGTTACAAGCAGGAGAATATGTATCTCTTGGGAAAGTGGAAGCGGCACTGAAGAATTGTCCACTGATTGACAACATCTGTGCTTTTGCCAAAAG TGACCAGtcctatgtgatcagttttgtgGTTCCTAACCAGAAAAAGCTGACCCTTTTGGCACAACAGAAGGGGGTAGAAGGATCTTGGGTTGACATTTGCAATAACCCTGCCATGGAAGctgaaatattaaaagaaatccGAGAAGCTGCAAATGCCAGTAA gttaaga